The following proteins come from a genomic window of Streptomyces liliiviolaceus:
- a CDS encoding M56 family metallopeptidase: MGLFVFLPLVLPLTAWPIARLAELRLYPRTATRLLTGLAVVMAVCSTVCLGLLMVVGTAQLPGNPLPDGWSDPEVREAVPYDEIAGKLAIPALLAVLLVCGRTLHRHRRVRRSAHLALADLPGTEVAVLPDEVPYAYALPGGRRDRVVVTTALLSCLEPAERRALFAHERAHLAARHHRFLLAAQLAARANPFLRPLCTAVSYTTERWADEEAAQVVGSRRAVACAIGKAALVSRGTPVPTLAGLAAPGPVPRRVAALLGPAPVPRTWPSVFTTVGLAAWGAAAGTAVSALSSANSAVTMVLILHAATPL; this comes from the coding sequence ATGGGGTTGTTCGTCTTTCTGCCGCTGGTCCTGCCGTTGACGGCGTGGCCGATCGCCCGGCTCGCCGAGCTGCGGCTGTATCCGCGGACCGCCACCCGGCTGCTGACCGGGCTCGCCGTGGTCATGGCGGTGTGCAGCACGGTCTGCCTGGGACTGCTGATGGTGGTCGGCACGGCCCAGCTGCCCGGCAACCCGCTGCCCGACGGCTGGTCGGACCCCGAGGTGCGCGAGGCCGTGCCGTACGACGAGATCGCCGGGAAGCTGGCGATCCCGGCGCTCCTCGCGGTGCTGCTGGTCTGCGGGCGCACGCTGCACCGGCACCGGCGGGTCCGCCGCAGCGCCCACCTGGCGCTCGCCGACCTGCCCGGCACCGAGGTGGCCGTCCTGCCCGACGAGGTGCCGTACGCCTACGCCCTCCCCGGCGGGCGCCGCGACCGGGTGGTGGTGACCACCGCGCTGCTCTCCTGTCTCGAACCGGCCGAGCGGCGCGCCCTGTTCGCCCATGAGCGCGCCCATCTGGCCGCCCGTCACCACCGGTTCCTGCTCGCCGCCCAGCTGGCCGCGCGCGCCAACCCGTTCCTGCGTCCGCTGTGCACGGCCGTGTCCTACACGACGGAACGGTGGGCGGACGAGGAGGCCGCGCAGGTGGTCGGCAGCCGCCGGGCCGTGGCCTGCGCGATCGGCAAGGCCGCCCTGGTCTCCCGCGGCACCCCGGTGCCCACGCTCGCGGGCCTCGCCGCGCCGGGCCCGGTGCCGCGCCGGGTCGCCGCGCTGCTCGGCCCCGCGCCCGTGCCGCGCACCTGGCCGTCGGTGTTCACCACGGTGGGCCTCGCCGCGTGGGGCGCGGCGGCCGGGACCGCGGTGTCCGCGCTGTCCTCCGCGAACTCCGCGGTGACGATGGTCCTCATCCTGCACGCGGCGACGCCGCTGTGA
- a CDS encoding TerD family protein, translating into MGVSLAKGGNVSLSKEAPGLTAVLIGLGWDVRTTTGADYDLDASALLLDASGKVLSDQHFVFYNNLTSPDGSVEHTGDNLTGEGEGDDESVKVNLAGVPAEVDRIVFPVSIHDAHARGQSFGQVRGAFIRVVNQAGGAEIARYDLSEDAATETAMVFGELYRHGTEWKFRAVGQGYASGLAGIAADFGVNV; encoded by the coding sequence GTGGGAGTTTCCCTGGCCAAAGGCGGCAATGTCTCGCTCAGCAAGGAGGCGCCCGGCCTGACCGCCGTGCTCATCGGCCTCGGCTGGGACGTACGGACCACGACCGGCGCGGACTACGACCTCGACGCCTCGGCCCTGCTGCTCGACGCCTCCGGCAAGGTCCTGTCCGACCAGCACTTCGTGTTCTACAACAACCTCACGAGCCCGGACGGCTCGGTCGAGCACACCGGTGACAACCTCACCGGCGAGGGCGAGGGCGACGACGAGTCCGTCAAGGTGAACCTCGCGGGCGTACCGGCCGAGGTCGACCGGATCGTCTTCCCGGTCTCCATCCACGACGCCCACGCCCGCGGGCAGAGCTTCGGACAGGTCCGGGGCGCCTTCATCCGCGTCGTCAACCAGGCCGGCGGCGCCGAGATCGCGCGCTACGACCTGTCCGAGGACGCCGCCACCGAGACCGCGATGGTCTTCGGCGAGCTGTACCGCCACGGCACCGAGTGGAAGTTCCGCGCGGTCGGCCAGGGCTACGCCTCAGGGCTCGCGGGCATCGCCGCCGACTTCGGCGTCAACGTCTGA
- a CDS encoding BlaI/MecI/CopY family transcriptional regulator: MTDQRRRPPRRGQGELEAQILAALRAAEGPATAGWVQERLGGDLAYTTVITILTRLLAKGAVTRERVGRSFAWTAASDEAGLAARRMRRVLDGERDREAVLASFVTSLEPNDERLLRELLAHPEAERED, translated from the coding sequence GTGACGGACCAGCGGCGGCGTCCCCCGCGGCGGGGACAGGGTGAGCTGGAGGCCCAGATCCTGGCTGCCCTGCGCGCGGCGGAGGGACCCGCGACGGCGGGCTGGGTGCAGGAGCGGCTGGGCGGCGACCTCGCCTACACGACCGTCATCACGATCCTGACCCGGCTGCTGGCCAAGGGCGCCGTGACCCGGGAACGCGTCGGCCGGTCCTTCGCCTGGACCGCGGCGTCGGACGAGGCGGGTCTGGCCGCCCGCCGGATGCGCCGGGTCCTCGACGGCGAACGGGACCGGGAAGCCGTACTCGCGAGCTTCGTGACGTCCCTGGAGCCGAACGACGAGCGACTCCTGCGTGAACTGCTGGCCCACCCCGAGGCGGAGAGGGAAGACTGA